A window of the Microvirga terrae genome harbors these coding sequences:
- the rplR gene encoding 50S ribosomal protein L18, whose product MAEKKGAEDRRKARVRRAIKKAANGRPRLSVFRSSKQIYAQVIDDVSGHTVASASTLEADVKGKLKTGATVDAAKEVGKLVAERAVQAGVKQVIFDRSGYLYHGRVKALADAAREGGLDF is encoded by the coding sequence ATGGCTGAGAAGAAAGGCGCTGAAGATCGCCGCAAGGCTCGTGTGCGCCGTGCGATCAAGAAGGCAGCGAATGGCCGTCCGCGTTTGTCGGTCTTCCGTTCGTCCAAGCAGATCTACGCCCAGGTCATCGACGACGTGAGCGGCCATACGGTCGCCTCGGCTTCGACCCTCGAGGCTGACGTGAAGGGCAAGCTCAAGACCGGAGCCACCGTGGATGCGGCGAAGGAAGTGGGCAAGCTCGTTGCCGAGCGCGCGGTTCAGGCCGGCGTGAAGCAGGTCATCTTCGACCGCTCGGGCTACCTCTATCACGGCCGCGTCAAGGCTCTCGCCGACGCTGCCCGTGAAGGCGGTCTGGATTTCTAA
- the rpsE gene encoding 30S ribosomal protein S5 — protein MAREPRERADREERDSEFVDRLVHINRVAKVVKGGRRFGFAALVVVGDQKGRVGFGHGKAREVPEAIRKATDAAKRSMIRVALREGRTLHHDVNGRHGAGKVVLRAAPQGTGIIAGGPMRAVFEVVGMQDVVAKSLGSSNPYNLVRATFDALKNEDSPRSVAARRGLKVSTLQARRRDADASEVAGAEA, from the coding sequence ATGGCTAGAGAACCCAGAGAACGTGCTGATCGCGAAGAGCGCGACAGCGAATTCGTGGACCGCCTGGTCCACATCAACCGCGTCGCCAAAGTCGTGAAGGGCGGCCGTCGCTTCGGCTTCGCCGCGCTTGTCGTCGTCGGCGACCAGAAGGGCCGCGTCGGCTTCGGCCACGGCAAGGCCCGTGAGGTGCCGGAAGCGATCCGCAAGGCCACCGATGCTGCCAAGCGCTCCATGATCCGCGTCGCCCTCCGCGAGGGCCGCACGCTCCACCACGACGTCAACGGCCGTCACGGCGCCGGCAAGGTCGTGCTGCGTGCCGCTCCCCAGGGTACCGGCATCATCGCCGGCGGCCCGATGCGCGCCGTTTTCGAAGTGGTGGGCATGCAGGACGTGGTCGCCAAGTCGCTCGGCTCGTCGAACCCCTACAACCTCGTGCGCGCCACCTTCGATGCGCTCAAGAACGAGGACAGCCCGCGTTCGGTCGCCGCTCGCCGCGGCCTGAAGGTCTCGACGCTGCAGGCTCGCCGCCGCGATGCGGATGCCAGCGAAGTCGCTGGCGCTGAAGCGTAA
- the rpmD gene encoding 50S ribosomal protein L30 encodes MAKNPASAGKTVTVEQIGSPIRREAKQRQTLIGLRLNKLHRTSTLEDTPAVRGMIEKVKHLVRVVDGQ; translated from the coding sequence ATGGCAAAGAATCCTGCTTCGGCTGGTAAGACCGTCACCGTTGAGCAGATCGGCTCGCCGATCCGCCGCGAGGCCAAGCAGCGCCAGACGCTGATCGGCCTCAGGCTCAACAAGCTTCACCGTACCTCGACCTTGGAAGACACGCCGGCTGTGCGCGGCATGATCGAAAAGGTCAAGCACCTCGTGCGCGTTGTCGACGGGCAGTGA
- the rplO gene encoding 50S ribosomal protein L15 — MKLNEIRDNEGSTKNRMRVGRGIGSGKGKTGGRGVKGQKARTGVAIKGFEGGQMPLHRRLPKRGFNKPNAIDLNEVNVGRIQQAIEAGKLDTGAPVTVETLVAAGVVSKPRDGVKILGVGELTAKLSFQVYGASKSAVEAIEKAGGSVTLLGAVAQA; from the coding sequence ATGAAACTCAACGAAATTCGTGACAACGAAGGTTCCACCAAGAACCGCATGCGCGTGGGCCGTGGCATCGGCTCGGGCAAGGGCAAGACCGGTGGCCGCGGCGTGAAGGGTCAGAAGGCCCGTACCGGCGTGGCGATCAAGGGCTTCGAAGGCGGTCAGATGCCTCTGCACCGTCGTCTGCCGAAGCGCGGCTTCAACAAGCCGAACGCCATCGACCTGAACGAGGTCAATGTCGGGCGCATTCAGCAGGCCATCGAGGCCGGCAAGCTCGACACGGGTGCTCCCGTGACGGTCGAGACGCTTGTTGCCGCCGGCGTGGTGTCCAAGCCGCGCGACGGCGTGAAGATCCTCGGCGTCGGCGAGCTGACGGCGAAGCTTTCCTTCCAGGTCTACGGCGCGTCCAAATCGGCCGTCGAAGCGATCGAGAAGGCTGGTGGCTCGGTCACCCTGCTGGGTGCCGTTGCGCAGGCGTGA
- the secY gene encoding preprotein translocase subunit SecY: MASAAEQLAANINFGAIAKADELKKRIWFTLGALIVYRLGTYIPLPGIDPEALRQSFQGASGGVLGLFNMFSGGAVERMAIFALNIMPYISASIIVQLLTSVLPSLEALKKEGEAGRKILNQYTRYLTVFLAVFQSWGIAVGLQSSGTIVQSPGPFFLVSTVITLTGGTMFLMWLGEQITSRGIGNGTSLIIFAGIVANLPTAVAGTLELGRQGAISTGLILGVIVMAVAIIYFVVFMERAQRRLLINYPKRQVGNRMYEGQTSFLPLKLNTSGVIPPIFASSLLLLPATIASFQTNTDGTGFISMLTAYLGHGRPAYMFLYAALIVFFAFFYTAIVFNPTETADNLKKQGGFIPGIRPGERTADFIDQVLTRITVLGAAYLVIICLIPELLVSYAALPFYFGGTSLLIVVSVTMDTVAQVHGHLLAHQYEGLVKKAKLKGARRR; this comes from the coding sequence ATGGCCTCAGCAGCCGAGCAACTTGCGGCAAACATCAATTTCGGCGCCATCGCCAAGGCCGATGAGCTGAAGAAGCGCATCTGGTTCACGTTGGGCGCGCTCATCGTCTACCGTCTCGGCACCTACATTCCGCTGCCCGGGATCGACCCGGAGGCTCTCCGGCAGAGCTTCCAGGGCGCCAGCGGCGGCGTGCTCGGTCTGTTCAACATGTTCTCGGGCGGTGCCGTGGAGCGCATGGCGATCTTCGCCCTGAACATCATGCCGTACATTTCGGCTTCGATCATCGTCCAGCTTCTGACATCCGTTCTGCCCTCCCTGGAGGCGCTCAAGAAGGAAGGGGAGGCAGGACGCAAGATCCTGAACCAGTATACGCGCTACCTCACCGTCTTCTTGGCCGTGTTTCAGTCCTGGGGCATCGCCGTAGGGCTGCAGAGCTCCGGCACGATCGTACAGTCGCCGGGGCCGTTCTTCCTGGTCTCGACCGTAATCACACTGACCGGCGGAACCATGTTCCTCATGTGGCTGGGCGAGCAGATCACGTCGCGCGGCATCGGCAACGGCACCTCTCTGATAATCTTCGCCGGCATCGTGGCGAACCTGCCGACGGCGGTCGCCGGCACCCTCGAGCTGGGCCGCCAGGGCGCGATCTCGACGGGCCTGATTCTCGGAGTGATCGTGATGGCGGTCGCCATCATCTACTTCGTGGTGTTCATGGAGCGCGCGCAGCGCCGCTTGCTGATCAACTATCCGAAGCGCCAGGTCGGCAACCGGATGTACGAGGGTCAAACGTCGTTCCTGCCGCTCAAGCTGAACACCTCCGGCGTCATCCCGCCGATCTTCGCGTCCTCGCTGCTGCTGCTGCCGGCGACCATTGCCAGCTTTCAGACGAACACGGACGGGACCGGCTTCATCTCGATGCTGACCGCCTATCTGGGCCACGGGCGTCCCGCCTACATGTTCCTGTACGCGGCGCTAATCGTGTTCTTCGCCTTCTTCTACACGGCGATCGTCTTCAACCCGACCGAGACGGCGGACAACCTGAAGAAACAGGGCGGCTTCATTCCCGGCATCCGCCCGGGCGAGCGCACGGCCGACTTCATCGACCAGGTGCTGACGCGTATCACTGTGCTCGGCGCCGCCTACCTGGTGATCATCTGCCTGATTCCCGAACTGCTGGTATCCTACGCGGCTTTGCCATTCTACTTTGGCGGCACTTCGCTTCTGATCGTCGTGTCTGTTACGATGGACACGGTCGCTCAGGTGCATGGCCATCTCTTGGCTCACCAGTACGAGGGTCTCGTCAAGAAGGCGAAGCTCAAGGGCGCACGTAGACGCTAA
- a CDS encoding adenylate kinase: MRMILLGPPGAGKGTQAVRLVDRLGIPQLSTGDMLRAAVAAGTPVGLKAKAVMDRGDLVSDEIVVGIIADRIEEADARNGFILDGFPRTVAQAEAFDAMLAAKGLKLDAVIEFKVNEAELVDRIVKRARETEARGEPVRKDDNPDVFKTRLEAYRTQTAPLSAYYAEKGMLKTVDGMRPIDEVTDAVKGIVGR; encoded by the coding sequence ATGAGGATGATTCTGCTGGGGCCGCCGGGGGCCGGGAAAGGCACTCAGGCCGTTCGCCTGGTCGACAGGTTGGGTATTCCCCAGCTTTCAACGGGCGACATGCTCCGCGCAGCCGTGGCGGCCGGCACGCCGGTCGGCCTCAAGGCCAAGGCCGTCATGGATCGCGGCGATCTCGTATCGGACGAGATCGTCGTCGGCATTATCGCCGACCGAATTGAGGAGGCAGATGCCAGGAACGGCTTCATCCTCGACGGTTTCCCCCGGACGGTCGCCCAGGCTGAGGCCTTCGACGCCATGCTGGCTGCCAAAGGCCTCAAGCTCGACGCGGTCATCGAGTTCAAGGTGAACGAGGCCGAGCTCGTCGACCGGATCGTCAAGCGCGCCCGGGAAACCGAGGCTCGTGGAGAACCCGTCCGCAAGGACGACAATCCGGACGTGTTCAAGACCCGCCTGGAGGCTTACCGGACTCAGACGGCTCCGCTTTCGGCCTATTATGCCGAGAAGGGCATGCTGAAGACCGTCGACGGCATGAGGCCGATCGACGAGGTCACCGATGCGGTCAAGGGAATCGTCGGTCGCTGA
- the rpsM gene encoding 30S ribosomal protein S13, translating to MARIAGVNIPTAKRVVIALQYIHGIGPKKAQEIVEKVNIPAERRVNQLTDAEVLAIRETIDRDYIVEGDLRREVSMNIKRLMDLAAYRGLRHRRSLPVRGQRTHTNARTRKGKAKPIAGKKK from the coding sequence ATGGCCCGTATCGCAGGCGTCAACATCCCGACCGCAAAGCGCGTCGTGATCGCCCTTCAGTACATCCACGGCATTGGGCCCAAGAAGGCCCAGGAGATCGTCGAGAAGGTCAACATCCCGGCCGAGCGCCGCGTGAATCAGCTGACCGACGCCGAAGTTCTGGCTATCCGCGAGACGATCGACCGCGACTATATCGTGGAAGGCGATCTGCGCCGCGAAGTGTCCATGAACATCAAGCGCCTCATGGATCTCGCCGCCTACCGTGGACTGCGCCACCGTCGCAGCCTTCCGGTCCGCGGTCAGCGCACCCATACGAACGCCCGTACCCGCAAGGGCAAGGCGAAGCCGATCGCCGGCAAGAAGAAGTAA
- the rpsK gene encoding 30S ribosomal protein S11 → MAKEATRVRRRERKNIVSGVAHVNASFNNTMITITDAQGNTISWSSAGAMGFKGSRKSTPYAAQIAAEDAARKAAEHGMRTLEVEVSGPGSGRESALRALQSAGFTVTSIRDVTPIPHNGCRPRKRRRV, encoded by the coding sequence ATGGCTAAAGAAGCTACCCGCGTCCGCCGCCGCGAACGCAAGAACATCGTTTCCGGCGTGGCACATGTGAACGCCTCGTTCAACAACACCATGATCACCATCACCGACGCCCAGGGCAACACGATCTCCTGGTCCTCGGCCGGCGCCATGGGTTTCAAGGGTTCGCGTAAGTCGACCCCGTACGCGGCGCAGATCGCCGCTGAAGATGCGGCCCGCAAGGCGGCCGAGCACGGCATGCGCACCCTCGAGGTCGAGGTGTCCGGCCCCGGCTCCGGCCGTGAGTCCGCTCTGCGCGCCCTCCAGTCGGCCGGCTTCACCGTCACGTCGATCCGTGACGTGACGCCGATCCCGCACAACGGCTGCCGCCCGCGCAAGCGTCGCCGCGTCTAA
- a CDS encoding DNA-directed RNA polymerase subunit alpha, protein MVVIQKNWQELIKPNKLEVAPGDDPKRIATVVAEPLERGFGTTLGNSLRRVLLSSLQGAAVTAIHIDGVLHEFSSIPGVREDVTDIVLNVKTIAIKMQGEGAKRMTLRKTGPGAVTAGDINTIGDVQILNPDLVLCTLDEGAEIRMEFTVDTGKGYVPAERNRSEDAPIGLIPVDSLYSPVKKVSYRIENTREGQILDYDKLIMTVETNGAVTPEDAVAYAARILQDQLQVFVNFEEPRKEEAAAAAPQLPFNPALLKKVDELELSVRSANCLKNDNIVYIGDLIQKSEAEMLRTPNFGRKSLNEIKEVLAGMGLHLGMDVPGWPPENIEDLAKRFEEHY, encoded by the coding sequence GTGGTTGTGATCCAAAAGAACTGGCAAGAGCTGATTAAGCCGAACAAGCTTGAAGTCGCCCCCGGTGACGATCCGAAGCGCATCGCGACGGTCGTGGCCGAGCCGCTCGAGCGTGGCTTCGGCACGACGCTCGGCAACTCGCTGCGCCGGGTCCTCCTGTCGTCGCTCCAGGGCGCGGCCGTGACGGCGATCCATATCGATGGCGTGCTGCACGAGTTCTCGTCCATCCCGGGCGTCCGTGAGGACGTGACCGACATCGTCCTCAACGTGAAGACGATCGCCATCAAGATGCAGGGCGAGGGTGCGAAGCGCATGACGCTCCGCAAGACCGGCCCTGGCGCCGTGACCGCCGGTGACATCAACACGATCGGCGACGTGCAGATCCTGAACCCCGATCTCGTTCTCTGCACCCTCGACGAGGGCGCCGAGATCCGCATGGAGTTCACGGTCGACACCGGCAAGGGCTACGTTCCGGCCGAGCGCAACCGCTCCGAGGACGCTCCGATCGGACTGATCCCGGTCGACTCGCTCTATAGCCCGGTGAAGAAGGTCTCCTATCGCATCGAGAACACCCGCGAAGGCCAGATTCTCGACTACGACAAGCTGATCATGACGGTCGAGACCAACGGCGCCGTGACCCCTGAGGATGCCGTGGCCTATGCCGCCCGGATCCTGCAGGACCAGCTCCAGGTTTTCGTCAACTTCGAAGAGCCGCGCAAGGAAGAGGCCGCTGCCGCCGCGCCGCAGCTGCCGTTCAACCCGGCTCTTCTCAAGAAGGTCGACGAGCTCGAGCTGTCGGTCCGTTCGGCGAACTGCCTGAAGAACGACAACATCGTCTATATCGGCGACCTGATCCAGAAGTCAGAGGCGGAAATGCTCCGCACCCCGAACTTCGGCCGCAAGTCGCTCAACGAGATCAAGGAAGTTCTGGCCGGCATGGGCCTGCACCTCGGCATGGACGTGCCGGGCTGGCCGCCGGAGAATATCGAAGACCTCGCGAAGCGCTTCGAAGAGCACTACTAA
- the rplQ gene encoding 50S ribosomal protein L17 has translation MRHGFRGRRFNRTTEHRKAMFANMAAALIKHEQIVTTLPKAKDLRPVVEKLITLGKRGDMHARRLAMSKLRDETMVKKLFDVLGKRYQDRNGGYTRVLKAGFRYGDNAPLAVIEFVDRDVDARGQDSGPTQKDELVEAAE, from the coding sequence ATGCGTCACGGATTCCGTGGTCGTCGCTTCAACCGCACGACCGAACACCGCAAGGCCATGTTCGCCAATATGGCGGCTGCGCTGATCAAGCACGAGCAGATCGTCACGACGCTGCCGAAGGCGAAGGACCTGCGTCCCGTCGTCGAGAAGCTGATCACCCTCGGCAAGCGCGGCGACATGCATGCCCGCCGCCTCGCCATGTCCAAGCTGCGCGACGAGACCATGGTCAAGAAGCTTTTCGACGTGCTGGGCAAGCGCTACCAGGACCGCAACGGCGGCTATACCCGCGTCCTGAAGGCAGGCTTCCGCTACGGCGACAACGCTCCGCTGGCCGTGATCGAGTTCGTGGACCGCGACGTCGATGCGCGCGGTCAGGATTCGGGCCCGACCCAGAAGGACGAGCTCGTCGAGGCAGCCGAGTAA
- a CDS encoding Do family serine endopeptidase — protein MRSSPFRLSLSAVLLALGVAGAQGQTQRVIPDSQAQVQLSFAPVVRQTAGSVVNVYASRSERRQNAAMEEYFRRFFGDNAPGVPRGRSQSSLGSGVIVDPSGLVITNNHVIENMNEVKVALADRREFAADILLRDPRTDIAVLKLKDATNLQAVELGDSEALQVGDLVLAIGNPFGVGQTVTQGIVSALARTQVGISDYQFFIQTDAAINPGNSGGALIDMNGRVVGINTAIYSRSGGSIGIGFAVPSSMVRVVLNSAKGGAKNVVRPWLGARLQPVDGDIASGLGLERPTGVLVTSVYDKGPAAEAGLKRGDAILMVDGQPVDNPDSFGYRFTLKGTQGQAPLTVLRSGKQTTIPVRLMPPPENPPREPVRGKARTPFAGATLVNMSPAVADELQIEIADDGIVVADLEDRSVAASVGFEKGDQIVAINGERVTSTKDADRLINRNGGYWEITVNRGGRVFTTVLGR, from the coding sequence ATGCGCTCTTCGCCTTTTCGCCTGTCACTGTCCGCTGTCCTGCTCGCTCTCGGGGTCGCAGGAGCGCAGGGCCAGACGCAACGCGTGATCCCCGATAGCCAAGCCCAGGTTCAGCTCTCCTTCGCGCCTGTGGTGCGGCAGACGGCCGGGTCGGTCGTGAACGTCTATGCCAGCCGCTCGGAACGCCGGCAGAACGCCGCCATGGAGGAGTATTTTCGCCGTTTCTTCGGCGACAACGCCCCGGGTGTTCCGCGCGGCCGGTCGCAGAGCTCCCTCGGGTCCGGGGTCATCGTCGATCCGTCCGGGCTCGTGATCACGAACAACCATGTGATCGAGAACATGAACGAGGTGAAGGTCGCGCTTGCGGATCGGCGAGAATTCGCAGCCGATATTCTCCTGCGCGATCCGCGCACCGACATCGCCGTGCTGAAGCTCAAGGACGCCACGAATCTTCAGGCCGTCGAACTCGGCGATTCTGAAGCCCTGCAGGTCGGCGATCTCGTGCTGGCCATCGGAAACCCTTTCGGTGTCGGACAGACGGTCACACAGGGGATCGTCTCGGCCCTTGCCCGCACCCAGGTCGGCATTTCCGACTACCAATTCTTCATCCAGACGGATGCCGCCATCAACCCGGGTAATTCCGGCGGCGCTCTCATCGATATGAACGGCCGCGTGGTCGGCATCAACACGGCGATCTATTCCCGGTCCGGCGGCAGCATCGGCATCGGCTTCGCCGTTCCGTCGAGCATGGTCCGGGTGGTGCTGAATTCCGCCAAGGGAGGCGCAAAGAACGTGGTGCGGCCTTGGCTCGGCGCGCGCCTCCAGCCGGTGGACGGCGACATTGCCAGTGGTCTTGGCCTCGAACGTCCCACAGGCGTTCTCGTGACCTCCGTCTATGACAAGGGGCCCGCCGCCGAGGCGGGACTCAAGCGCGGTGACGCGATCCTGATGGTCGACGGGCAGCCGGTCGATAATCCGGATTCCTTCGGTTACCGCTTCACCCTCAAGGGCACCCAGGGCCAAGCCCCGCTGACCGTTCTCCGGAGCGGCAAGCAGACGACGATCCCGGTCAGGCTGATGCCCCCGCCGGAAAACCCGCCTAGGGAGCCGGTGCGCGGGAAGGCCCGGACGCCGTTCGCCGGTGCGACCCTCGTGAACATGTCGCCGGCCGTCGCGGACGAACTGCAGATCGAGATCGCCGACGATGGTATCGTCGTGGCGGATCTGGAGGATCGCAGCGTCGCGGCCAGCGTGGGCTTCGAAAAGGGTGACCAGATCGTGGCTATCAACGGCGAACGCGTGACATCGACGAAGGACGCGGATCGCCTGATCAACCGCAACGGCGGTTATTGGGAGATCACCGTCAACCGCGGTGGACGGGTCTTTACGACGGTGCTCGGCCGGTGA
- a CDS encoding GNAT family N-acetyltransferase — MSTWTISTDLAPPDVETAYRWISAESYWAKGLPRDMFERSVANSLCFGLHDAADDLRGFARVVTDRATFAYLCDVYVCASVRGQGAGKALIRAIMGHPELQLLRRWMLVTRDAHRLYEPFGFQTPENPERLMVRLDPDVYARLSSASQ; from the coding sequence GTGAGCACCTGGACAATCTCGACCGATCTGGCGCCGCCGGATGTCGAGACCGCCTATCGCTGGATATCGGCCGAGAGCTACTGGGCCAAGGGTTTGCCGCGGGACATGTTCGAGAGGTCCGTGGCGAATTCCTTGTGTTTCGGCCTCCATGACGCCGCGGACGATCTGCGGGGCTTCGCCCGGGTCGTGACCGATCGCGCCACGTTCGCCTATCTCTGCGACGTCTATGTCTGCGCCTCGGTCAGAGGGCAGGGCGCCGGCAAGGCCTTGATCCGGGCCATCATGGGGCATCCCGAGCTGCAGCTTCTCCGGCGCTGGATGCTCGTAACGCGCGATGCCCACAGGCTTTATGAGCCGTTCGGCTTCCAAACCCCTGAAAATCCTGAAAGACTCATGGTGCGGCTGGATCCCGACGTCTATGCGCGCTTGAGCTCTGCATCACAATGA
- a CDS encoding replication-associated recombination protein A — protein sequence MSDLFSSAGLDRNAPRPLADRMRPTKLSEVVGQDHLVGPDGILTRLIASKTLGSLVFWGPPGTGKTTVARLLAHETDLHFEQISAIFSGVADLKKVFEAARHRRSTGKGTLLFVDEIHRFNRAQLDAFLPVMEDGTITLVGATTENPSFELNAALLSRARVLLFKSLDETAIGQILARAEEVTEKTLPLDDEAKASLVRMADGDGRAVLTLAEEVWRSAKPGEVFDAEQLQEIIQRRAPIYDKGQEGHYNLISALHKTIRGSDPDAALYYLTRMLDAGEDRLFIARRLVRAAVEDIGMADPQALVIANAAKDAFDFLGSPEGELALAQAAVYLATAPKSNALYTAYKSATRVAKEHGSLMPPKTILNAPTKLMKQIGYGESYAYDHDEPDAFSGQDYWPEKLGRKSFYEPVDRGFEREIRKRLEWWERLRRERRSGNGE from the coding sequence ATGAGCGATCTGTTCTCATCTGCCGGCCTGGACCGGAACGCGCCTCGTCCCCTGGCGGACAGGATGCGTCCGACCAAGCTGTCCGAGGTGGTCGGCCAAGATCATCTGGTCGGGCCCGACGGCATCCTCACCCGGCTCATCGCGTCCAAGACGCTGGGATCCCTCGTCTTCTGGGGACCACCCGGCACCGGCAAGACCACCGTGGCGCGGCTGCTCGCTCATGAGACGGATCTTCATTTCGAGCAGATTTCGGCGATCTTTTCCGGCGTGGCCGATCTCAAGAAAGTCTTCGAGGCGGCGCGCCATCGCCGCTCCACCGGCAAGGGCACGCTGCTCTTCGTCGACGAGATCCACCGCTTCAACCGGGCTCAGCTCGACGCGTTTCTGCCGGTGATGGAAGACGGCACCATCACGCTGGTGGGAGCGACTACGGAGAACCCGTCCTTCGAGCTGAATGCGGCGCTTCTCTCCCGCGCCCGCGTGCTCCTGTTCAAGTCGCTCGACGAAACGGCCATCGGGCAGATCCTGGCCCGGGCCGAGGAGGTCACAGAGAAGACACTGCCCCTCGACGATGAGGCGAAGGCGTCCCTCGTGCGGATGGCGGACGGGGACGGGCGGGCCGTGTTGACGCTCGCCGAGGAGGTCTGGCGCTCGGCGAAGCCCGGCGAGGTCTTCGACGCGGAGCAGCTGCAGGAGATCATCCAGCGCCGCGCCCCGATCTACGACAAGGGTCAGGAAGGCCATTACAACCTCATCTCCGCCCTGCATAAAACCATCCGTGGATCGGACCCGGATGCGGCACTGTACTATCTGACCCGCATGCTCGACGCAGGCGAGGACCGGCTCTTCATCGCGCGCAGGCTGGTCCGGGCGGCCGTGGAGGACATCGGCATGGCCGATCCGCAGGCCCTGGTCATCGCCAATGCGGCCAAGGATGCCTTCGATTTCCTCGGCTCCCCGGAGGGGGAACTGGCCCTCGCGCAGGCGGCCGTCTATCTCGCCACCGCGCCGAAATCGAACGCGCTCTATACCGCCTACAAGTCCGCTACCCGGGTGGCGAAGGAGCATGGCTCTCTCATGCCGCCCAAGACGATCCTCAACGCGCCGACCAAGCTCATGAAGCAGATCGGCTACGGCGAGAGCTATGCCTATGACCACGACGAGCCGGATGCATTCTCCGGGCAGGATTACTGGCCCGAGAAGCTGGGGCGGAAATCGTTCTACGAACCCGTGGACCGTGGCTTCGAGCGGGAGATCAGGAAGCGGCTGGAGTGGTGGGAGAGGCTGCGCCGGGAGCGGCGCAGTGGAAACGGCGAATAG
- the crcB gene encoding fluoride efflux transporter CrcB: MKAYLLVFLGAGIGGALRHGVNVGCARMCGTAFPWGTLTVNVVGSFVMGALAGWLAFKAGEGWSQPLRLFLTTGILGGFTTFSAFSLDAVLIWERGQAGIAATYVIASLILSIAGLAVGLGLIRAVSG; encoded by the coding sequence ATGAAGGCGTATCTCCTCGTCTTTCTAGGCGCAGGCATCGGCGGTGCTCTCCGGCACGGGGTGAATGTCGGCTGCGCCCGCATGTGCGGGACGGCATTCCCCTGGGGGACGCTGACGGTAAACGTTGTGGGGTCCTTCGTCATGGGAGCCCTTGCGGGATGGCTCGCCTTCAAGGCCGGCGAGGGCTGGAGCCAGCCACTCCGCTTGTTCCTCACGACTGGGATCCTGGGCGGCTTCACCACCTTCTCGGCCTTTTCCCTCGATGCGGTGCTGATCTGGGAACGGGGGCAGGCTGGGATTGCGGCAACCTATGTCATTGCCTCGCTCATTCTCTCCATCGCAGGATTGGCTGTCGGTCTCGGGTTGATCCGGGCGGTCTCCGGCTAA